A window of Massilia sp. NR 4-1 genomic DNA:
AACCGGAATCTCATCCCCGGCCAAATCCAGCGTAAACAAGTGCTCTTCAAGGATGGCCGCGTCGCTCCAGCGCCCGGGGCGATAAAACTTGACCACGTATTGCTCGCTGTCCTCACTCCATACCTGGTAGACGCGATTCTCGAAACTGTTCAACTGGTGGAGGCGGCCATCGCAAGCGATCCCCAGGCTTTCTATTGCGCTGAACATGCACTCGGGAGTCAGATCGGCATACGGTGTTTCGATATTTTCTTGTTTGATATCCACAGGAGAGCCACTTGATAACGTTGGCCGCGCACCCCGGCCAAAGGATGGGAGGCAGGGGGAATTCCTCATGCCCTCATGGTAAAGGTGGGAAAGGCGGCGGCGACAGCGTATACTAGCGCCTTCAATCAAAATACAGAGCAAAAACCATGCAACTCGACCAGCCCCTGAGCGAAAAAGAATTCGACGAACTCGACCAGTTCCTGCTGAGCGACCGCAGCCCGGAAGACTCCATGACCATGGACCATCTGCACGGCTACCTGACGGCCATCGCCATCGGCCCGGAAACCATCATGCCGGCCGAATGGCTGCCGCGCGTATGGGGCGAAGACGGCAAGCAAGCGCCCAAATTCAAGAACGGCAAGGAAGAAGAACGCATCGTCAACCTGATCATGCGCTTCATGAACGAAGTGCTGGTGACGTTTGAAGTCGCGCCGAAGGAATTCGAACCGCTGTTCGTCGAGCACGAGCACGAAGGCCAGACCCTGATCGACGCCGAAGCCTGGTGCTGGGGCTTCTGGGAAGGCATGGAGCTGCGCTCCGGCTCCTGGGACGAGATCTGGGATTCCGAAATCGCCGACCTGATGCAGCCAATCTATCTGCTGGGCGCCGACGAAATCAAGGAAGAGGAACTGCCCCTGGTCGAAGACCCGCTCAAGGCGCACAAGCTGGCGCTGGACCTGGAAGCGAATCTGCCGACCATCCACAAATTCTGGGTGCCGCGCCGCAAGGCCGGCGTCAGCACCGTCAAGCGCGAAGACCCGAAAGTCGGCCGCAACGACGACTGCCCTTGCGGCAGCGGCAAAAAATACAAGAAATGCCACGGCGCCGACGCCTGACCCTTTGACGCAGCAAAAAAAATGTCCCCCTGGCGGTCGACGCCAGGGGGACATTTTTGATTGCTTGCTTACAGCTTGATGAAGTGCTCGCGGTAGTGCTTCAGTTCTTCGATGGATTCGAGGATGTCGGCCAGGGCGGTGTGCTTCTGGGCCTTTTTGAAGCTGGAGACCACTTCCGGCTTCCAGCGGCGGCCCAGCTCCTTGAGCGTGGAGACGTCGACGTTACGGTAGTGGAAGAAGGCTTCGAGCTTGGGCATGTAGCGCACCATGAAACGGCGGTCCTGGCCGATGGTGTTGCCGCACATCGGCGATTTACCTTGCGGCACCCACTGCTTCATGAAGGCGATGAACTCGGCTTCGGCCTGGGCTTCGCTGATGGTCGAAGCTTTGACGCGGTCGATCAGGCCGGAGCGGCCGTGCGTGCCCTTGTTCCAGGAATCCATGGCGTCCAGCGTGGCGTCGGACTGGTGAATCGCCAGGACCGGGCCTTCGGCCAGCACGTTCAGGTGCATGTCGGTGACAACCATTGCCACTTCGATAATGCGATCGGTATCCGGCTCCAGGCCGGTCATCTCCATATCGACCCAGACCAGATTCATTTCATTTGGACGGGGAGCGGCGGCGGTTGCGGTGACTTGGTTCTCTTGTGACATAATTCTCTCTCGGCATGGCCTAAACAATCCGCCATTTTCTCACAGGCATAGAATGTATTCACACGCGTTTTCGATTTTGTTTGTTTCTTTCCTGGCGCTGACCCTGGTGCTGCGCTTCTGGCTCGCCTCGCGCCATATCCGCCACGTGCTGTCGCACCGCGCCGCCGTGCCGGCCGAATTCGCGGAAAAGATCCCGCTGGCGGCGCACCAGAAGGCGGCCGATTACACGGTGGCCAAGACCAAGTTCGGCATGCTGACCATGCTGGTGAATACCGCCATCCTGATCGGCTTCACGCTGCTGGGCGGCCTGCAATGGCTGTCGGTCGAGGTGTATAAGCTGAGCGGCGGCGGCATGGGCTACCAGATCGGCCTGATCGTCGCCTTCGCCCTGCTCTCCGGCCTGCTGGAGCTGCCGTTCGACTATTACCGCCAGTTCAATCTGGAGCAGGACTTCGGCTTCAACAAGATGAGCAAGGCGCTCTTCCTCAAGGATCTGCTGACCAATACCGTGGTGGGCGCGGCGATCGGCCTGCCGCTGGTGTGGGTGGTGCTGACCCTGATGGAGAAAAGCGGCGAATTGTGGTGGCTGTACGCCTGGTTTGTGTGGAGCGGCTTCCAGCTCCTGATGATGGTGCTGTTCCCGACCGTGATCGCGCCCCTGTTCAATAAATTCACGCCGCTGGCCGACGAGTCGCTGAAGTCGCGCATCGAAGGCTTGATGCAGCGCGTGGGCTTCGCCTCCAAAGGCCTGTTCGTGATGGACGGCTCCAAGCGCAGCGCCCACGGCAACGCCTACTTCTCCGGCTTCGGCGCCAACAAGCGCATCGTCTTCTTCGACACCCTGCTCTCGCGCCTGGCGCCGCAGGAGATCGAGGCGGTGCTGGCGCATGAGCTGGGCCACTTCAAGCTGAAACACATCATCAAGCGCATCGCCATGATGTTCGCCGTCTCGCTGGCCTTCCTGGCCCTGCTCGGCTTCCTGAAAAACCAGGTGTGGTTCTTCACCGGCCTGGGCGTGGCGCCGCTGATCGTGCCGGGCCAGAGCAATGACGGCATGGCCCTGATCCTGTTCATGCTGACCCTGCCCGTGTTCACCTTCGTATTCGGCCCTTTGACGTCGCTCAGCTCGCGCAAGCATGAATTCGAGGCCGATGCTTTCGCCGCCCATCACACCGATGCGCGCGACCTGGTGTCGGCCCTGGTCAAGATGTACGAGGACAATGCCTCGACCCTGACCCCGGACCCGCTGCACTCGGCCTTCTACGATTCGCATCCGCCGGCCAGCGTGCGCATCCGCCAATTGAATCTGGCGGTGGCGCCATGAGCGCGGCCATCCGCGACGCGGGCGCGCTGCGCGCCCTGGACTGCGCCCACGCCACGCAAGCCCTGCCTGCGCCCGAAGCGGCGCGCCTGGCGGCACTGCTGGACGGCTGGCAGATCGAACAGGGCAAGCTGGCCAAGACCTTCGGCTTCGCCGATTATTACGAGACCATGGCCTTCGTCAATGCGCTGGCCTTCATCGCCCATGGCCAGGACCACCATCCCGAGCTGACGGTCGGCTACAAGAGCTGCGCCGTGCGCTACGACACCCATTCGGTGGGTGGCCTCTCGCTCAACGATTTCATTTGCGCCGCCCGCGCCGACGCCTTGCTGCGGAAGGCGGTGCAGG
This region includes:
- a CDS encoding UPF0149 family protein; this encodes MQLDQPLSEKEFDELDQFLLSDRSPEDSMTMDHLHGYLTAIAIGPETIMPAEWLPRVWGEDGKQAPKFKNGKEEERIVNLIMRFMNEVLVTFEVAPKEFEPLFVEHEHEGQTLIDAEAWCWGFWEGMELRSGSWDEIWDSEIADLMQPIYLLGADEIKEEELPLVEDPLKAHKLALDLEANLPTIHKFWVPRRKAGVSTVKREDPKVGRNDDCPCGSGKKYKKCHGADA
- the orn gene encoding oligoribonuclease, whose amino-acid sequence is MSQENQVTATAAAPRPNEMNLVWVDMEMTGLEPDTDRIIEVAMVVTDMHLNVLAEGPVLAIHQSDATLDAMDSWNKGTHGRSGLIDRVKASTISEAQAEAEFIAFMKQWVPQGKSPMCGNTIGQDRRFMVRYMPKLEAFFHYRNVDVSTLKELGRRWKPEVVSSFKKAQKHTALADILESIEELKHYREHFIKL
- a CDS encoding M48 family metallopeptidase; this translates as MYSHAFSILFVSFLALTLVLRFWLASRHIRHVLSHRAAVPAEFAEKIPLAAHQKAADYTVAKTKFGMLTMLVNTAILIGFTLLGGLQWLSVEVYKLSGGGMGYQIGLIVAFALLSGLLELPFDYYRQFNLEQDFGFNKMSKALFLKDLLTNTVVGAAIGLPLVWVVLTLMEKSGELWWLYAWFVWSGFQLLMMVLFPTVIAPLFNKFTPLADESLKSRIEGLMQRVGFASKGLFVMDGSKRSAHGNAYFSGFGANKRIVFFDTLLSRLAPQEIEAVLAHELGHFKLKHIIKRIAMMFAVSLAFLALLGFLKNQVWFFTGLGVAPLIVPGQSNDGMALILFMLTLPVFTFVFGPLTSLSSRKHEFEADAFAAHHTDARDLVSALVKMYEDNASTLTPDPLHSAFYDSHPPASVRIRQLNLAVAP
- a CDS encoding 4a-hydroxytetrahydrobiopterin dehydratase, with protein sequence MSAAIRDAGALRALDCAHATQALPAPEAARLAALLDGWQIEQGKLAKTFGFADYYETMAFVNALAFIAHGQDHHPELTVGYKSCAVRYDTHSVGGLSLNDFICAARADALLRKAVQA